Proteins found in one Quercus robur chromosome 2, dhQueRobu3.1, whole genome shotgun sequence genomic segment:
- the LOC126698827 gene encoding uncharacterized protein LOC126698827 yields the protein MKLDKKTIRPFTSPLVSFTRDRIVPRGIITLIVIAGTYPTQVTKEIDFLIVDYPLTYNIILGRLALNRLKAVTSTYHLKVKFPTAYRVGEIKGDQVLARVFYQAALALGENHIWVINEPKPIPKPSKTPQEVEIVPRDSTKVLKIGTTLLASEKEKMISFLRANQDVFAWKHKGIPGIDRKIIQYRLNVNLECKPLQQKRRIFAPERNKVVTEEVDKLLEDDFIREVFYPDWLANVVMVKKSNSKWRMCIYFTDLNKACPKDSFPLTRID from the coding sequence ATGAAGTTGGATAAGAAAACGATCAGGCCTTTCACCTCACCTCTAGTAAGCTTTACAAGGGATAGAATCGTCCCTAGAGGCATCATCACTCTAATTGTGATCGCAGGAACTTACCCAACTCAAGTCACCAAGGAAATTGATTTCCTCATAGTTGATTACCCTTTAACATACAACATCATCTTGGGAAGACTTGCACTTAACAGACTAAAAGCAGTAACGTCAACATATCACTTGAAGGTGAAGTTTCCAACAGCCTATAGAGTAGGAGAAATCAAAGGAGACCAAGTTCTGGCAAGAGTGTTCTATCAAGCTGCCCTAGCATTGGGAGAAAACCACATATGGGTGATTAATGAACCAAAACCCATTCCCAAACCATCAAAAACACCACAAGAAGTTGAGATCGTCCCAAGAGATTCGACGAAGGTATTGAAGATCGGAACAACACTCTTAGCctcagagaaagagaaaatgatctCCTTCCTAAGGGCAAACCAAGATGTTTTTGCTTGGAAACATAAGGGTATACCCGGGATTGATAGGAAGATTATACAATATCGTCTCAATGTTAACCTAGAGTGTAAACCTTTGCAACAAAAACGGAGAATATTTGCACCAGAACGCAACAAAGTTGTGACTGAAGAAGTAGATAAGCTACTAGAGGATGATTTCATCAGGGAGGTATTCTATCCAGATTGGCTAGCAAATGTGGTTATGGTAAAGAAAAGCAACagcaagtggagaatgtgcatTTATTTCACAGACCTGAATAAGGCCTGCCCAAAAGACAGTTTCCCTTTAACAAGGATTGACTAG